In the genome of Nitrospira japonica, one region contains:
- the holA gene encoding DNA polymerase III subunit delta encodes MPPSLSPAQVPSHLQQTTPASIYAVIGEDDLLRDEAVACLKAAVVGEQGDVFNSNQFYGDEADGAEIVACASESAVFASRRLVVVKGADKLPAREGDALLPYFESPNDSTTLVFVAPKLDRRLKFTQALIKSAVAVDCSPPKESQYLSWLKAEAARLGVKLEEEAIELLKESCAESLYAARRELEKLASYVPSNRSVTAADVTVMRGTEPGASVFDLTAAIGAGDRGRALAILARNLESGEAPLKILGALVWQYRRLWKSKDLMRQGGRQGEVARMFRMDPSGVRSFLERFSEQHLTDAFRRFQQTDHALKGGSAGRPERIMDQLMFELCGRERENAPPTVSGREPVAFAQRSRTKPVSNVRTVTRGSRPGR; translated from the coding sequence ATGCCGCCATCGCTCTCACCGGCACAAGTTCCGTCGCATCTTCAGCAGACGACTCCCGCTTCGATTTATGCGGTGATCGGCGAGGACGACTTGCTGAGGGACGAGGCCGTGGCCTGTCTAAAAGCCGCAGTGGTCGGTGAACAAGGCGATGTGTTCAACAGCAACCAGTTCTATGGAGATGAAGCGGACGGAGCGGAGATTGTCGCCTGCGCATCCGAATCTGCGGTCTTCGCTTCCCGCCGTCTGGTCGTCGTGAAAGGCGCCGACAAGCTTCCGGCAAGGGAGGGCGACGCCTTGCTTCCCTATTTCGAGAGCCCGAACGATTCCACGACCCTGGTGTTCGTCGCGCCGAAGCTGGACCGCAGGCTGAAATTCACGCAGGCGTTGATAAAGAGCGCCGTCGCCGTGGATTGCTCTCCTCCCAAGGAATCACAGTACCTGTCCTGGCTCAAGGCCGAAGCGGCGCGGCTCGGCGTCAAGCTGGAGGAAGAAGCCATCGAGCTTCTCAAGGAGTCGTGCGCGGAATCCCTCTATGCCGCCCGGCGTGAATTGGAAAAGCTCGCATCGTATGTGCCATCCAACCGTTCGGTGACGGCGGCGGATGTGACCGTGATGAGGGGGACGGAGCCGGGTGCCTCCGTATTCGATCTGACCGCGGCAATCGGCGCGGGAGATCGAGGCCGCGCGTTGGCCATCTTGGCGAGGAACTTGGAATCGGGAGAAGCTCCGCTCAAGATTCTTGGCGCGCTGGTCTGGCAGTACCGGCGTCTCTGGAAATCCAAAGACCTCATGCGACAGGGCGGGCGGCAGGGGGAAGTGGCGCGAATGTTTCGGATGGATCCGTCAGGCGTCCGCTCGTTCCTCGAACGGTTCTCCGAGCAGCATCTTACGGATGCGTTTCGGCGATTTCAGCAGACAGACCACGCGCTCAAAGGCGGGAGCGCAGGTCGACCGGAACGGATCATGGATCAACTGATGTTCGAACTCTGCGGTCGGGAGCGAGAGAATGCCCCACCGACCGTGTCGGGGCGGGAACCGGTCGCATTCGCTCAGAGAAGCCGGACTAAACCGGTTTCGAACGTGCGAACGGTTACGCGCGGGTCGCGCCCAGGGCGTTGA
- the lptE gene encoding LPS assembly lipoprotein LptE, producing the protein MNCPPAQSPAGASRRSPARVSVADSLVLRTGLALSMAVLPVACGYQFRVEGPGPTIGGSPVAASSVPPPRLVIRTLENKSFEPNLESRFTNYIRHEFASGSGAQVVSDSEAADLMMTGQILSVIVPTLSFDQTTTFESRTEVVVAVKVEETRTKRVLWVQVAKGASEFFITTDLQFNRVLQNRALEQAGQFLAEDLASRFLLQLESGQLTKAASKLESKAP; encoded by the coding sequence ATGAACTGCCCACCCGCACAATCGCCTGCCGGCGCCTCACGGCGCAGCCCGGCCCGCGTCTCCGTCGCCGACTCGCTGGTGCTGCGCACCGGCCTGGCATTGTCGATGGCCGTGCTGCCGGTGGCCTGCGGATACCAGTTCCGGGTGGAAGGCCCCGGCCCCACGATCGGAGGTTCGCCGGTCGCCGCCTCCTCGGTTCCCCCGCCTCGGCTGGTGATCCGGACGCTGGAGAACAAAAGCTTCGAGCCGAATTTGGAATCGCGGTTTACCAATTACATCAGGCATGAATTTGCGTCGGGCAGCGGGGCGCAGGTCGTGTCTGACTCGGAAGCCGCGGACCTCATGATGACGGGACAAATCCTCTCGGTCATCGTCCCGACGCTGAGCTTCGATCAGACGACCACGTTTGAAAGCCGAACGGAAGTGGTGGTGGCGGTCAAGGTCGAAGAGACGAGGACGAAGCGCGTCCTCTGGGTGCAAGTGGCAAAAGGCGCGTCGGAATTTTTCATCACCACGGATCTGCAGTTCAACCGCGTGCTTCAAAACCGCGCCCTTGAACAGGCGGGTCAATTTTTGGCCGAAGATCTGGCCTCGCGGTTCCTCCTTCAACTCGAGTCCGGACAGCTGACCAAAGCGGCGTCCAAACTTGAATCGAAGGCGCCGTAA
- the leuS gene encoding leucine--tRNA ligase, with amino-acid sequence MSKTYDHHAIEAKWQAYWEAHRPFRATDDPSKPKYYCLDMFPYPSGSGLHVGHLEGYTATDIVSRYKRMRGFNVLHPMGWDAFGLPAEQYAVKTGIHPAITTAENIATFKRQMKRIGLSYDWERELSTTDPDYYRWTQWIFLQLFSRGLAYVAEVPVNWCPALGTVLANEEIVDGKSEVGGFDVVRRPMRQWVLKITAYADRLLDDLRLVEWPASTLEMQKNWIGRSIGAEVEFRLAGANGALRVFTTRPDTLFGATYLVLSPEHPLVGAVTTAQQRDHVTLYREAAAKKSDLQRQDLQKDKTGVFTGSYAVNPVNGEPLPIWIADYVLMGYGTGAIMAVPGHDARDWAFARTYELPIREVIAGGNVEQAAYVDTEAGRVVNSTAPDGSCSIDGLSPVEAIPKITAWLESRGQGRKAVNYKLRDWLFARQRYWGEPFPIVWVDGTPQPISEEQLPLRLPETKNFKPSGTGESPLANLESWLDTTDPASGKPATRETNTMPQWAGSCWYYLRFIDPENEKHLVDPAKEKYWMPVDLYVGGSEHAVLHLLYSRFWHKVLYDIGVVSTPEPFKKLVHQGIVLGEDNQKMSKSRGNVVNPDEIIDKFGADAVRLYEMFMGPLEAMKPWSTRGVEGVTRFLERVWRLMITEEGRVSEVITDEPPGMEQQRVLHQTIKKVTEDIEALRFNTAISQMMVFTNEMTKAERRPRAVIEPFILLLSPFAPHLSEELWALLGHAPSVSQRAWPAFDPALIASDTVTIPIQINGKLRGKIEVPLDSTRESVEGLARARAAEWLDGKELKKVVYVEKKLINFVV; translated from the coding sequence ATGAGCAAGACGTACGATCATCACGCTATTGAGGCGAAGTGGCAGGCGTATTGGGAGGCGCATCGACCCTTCCGTGCGACGGACGACCCGTCCAAACCGAAATACTACTGTTTGGACATGTTCCCCTATCCCTCGGGATCGGGACTTCACGTCGGCCATCTCGAAGGCTACACGGCGACCGACATCGTCTCCCGCTATAAGCGAATGAGAGGCTTCAACGTGTTGCATCCGATGGGATGGGACGCGTTCGGCTTGCCTGCCGAGCAATATGCCGTCAAGACGGGTATCCATCCGGCCATTACGACGGCCGAAAACATCGCGACGTTCAAGCGGCAGATGAAGCGGATCGGCCTCTCCTACGATTGGGAGCGGGAACTCAGCACGACCGATCCCGACTATTATCGTTGGACGCAGTGGATCTTTCTCCAACTGTTCTCGCGCGGCCTCGCCTATGTGGCGGAAGTCCCGGTCAATTGGTGCCCGGCTCTCGGCACCGTGCTGGCGAACGAGGAAATCGTCGACGGAAAGAGCGAGGTCGGAGGGTTCGACGTCGTGCGGCGGCCCATGCGTCAGTGGGTGCTGAAGATCACCGCCTATGCCGATCGATTGCTCGATGATCTCCGGTTGGTGGAATGGCCGGCCAGCACGCTCGAAATGCAGAAAAATTGGATCGGCCGTTCGATCGGCGCGGAAGTGGAATTCCGCCTGGCAGGGGCAAACGGCGCGCTTCGTGTGTTCACTACCAGACCCGACACGTTGTTTGGAGCCACCTACCTCGTGCTGTCTCCGGAGCATCCCTTGGTCGGAGCCGTGACGACTGCACAACAGCGCGACCACGTCACCCTCTATCGGGAGGCCGCGGCCAAGAAGAGCGATTTGCAGCGTCAGGACCTGCAGAAGGATAAGACCGGCGTCTTCACCGGAAGTTATGCCGTCAATCCGGTCAACGGAGAGCCTCTGCCGATTTGGATCGCGGACTATGTCTTGATGGGCTATGGAACGGGTGCGATCATGGCCGTGCCGGGCCATGACGCGCGCGACTGGGCCTTTGCCAGGACGTATGAGCTCCCGATTCGCGAGGTCATTGCCGGTGGAAACGTCGAACAAGCGGCCTATGTCGACACCGAGGCCGGGCGGGTCGTCAACTCGACCGCACCGGACGGTTCGTGTTCGATTGATGGGTTATCGCCGGTCGAGGCCATCCCAAAGATCACCGCGTGGCTGGAATCGCGCGGCCAAGGCCGGAAGGCGGTCAACTACAAGTTGCGGGACTGGCTCTTCGCCCGCCAGCGTTACTGGGGCGAGCCCTTCCCGATTGTGTGGGTGGACGGGACGCCCCAACCGATTTCCGAGGAACAGCTGCCGCTACGGCTGCCCGAAACGAAGAATTTCAAACCGTCGGGAACGGGGGAAAGTCCGCTGGCCAATCTGGAGAGCTGGCTCGATACCACCGATCCGGCGAGCGGCAAGCCGGCCACGCGGGAAACTAATACCATGCCGCAATGGGCGGGATCCTGCTGGTACTATCTTCGGTTCATCGATCCGGAGAATGAGAAGCACCTCGTGGACCCGGCCAAGGAAAAGTATTGGATGCCCGTCGACCTCTATGTCGGCGGCAGCGAGCACGCCGTCCTGCATCTCCTATATTCCCGCTTCTGGCACAAGGTGCTGTACGACATCGGCGTCGTCAGCACGCCGGAGCCATTCAAGAAGCTGGTTCATCAGGGCATCGTCCTCGGTGAGGACAATCAGAAGATGTCCAAGTCGCGCGGCAACGTGGTGAACCCCGATGAAATCATCGATAAGTTCGGCGCCGATGCGGTGCGCCTCTACGAAATGTTCATGGGGCCTCTGGAAGCGATGAAGCCGTGGAGTACCCGGGGAGTGGAAGGGGTCACGCGCTTTCTCGAACGGGTCTGGCGACTCATGATCACCGAAGAGGGACGGGTTTCCGAAGTCATAACCGACGAACCTCCCGGGATGGAACAGCAGCGGGTCTTGCATCAGACGATCAAGAAGGTGACCGAAGACATCGAAGCGCTCCGATTCAATACGGCGATCTCGCAGATGATGGTGTTCACCAACGAGATGACGAAGGCCGAGCGGCGGCCTCGGGCCGTGATCGAACCCTTCATCCTCTTGCTTTCTCCGTTCGCCCCCCATCTGTCCGAAGAGTTGTGGGCGCTGCTCGGTCATGCGCCGAGCGTATCGCAGCGGGCTTGGCCGGCGTTCGATCCGGCGCTCATCGCCAGCGACACGGTGACCATTCCGATTCAGATCAACGGCAAGCTTCGCGGCAAGATCGAGGTGCCTCTCGACTCCACGCGCGAGAGCGTGGAGGGGTTGGCCAGGGCACGGGCGGCCGAATGGTTGGACGGAAAGGAACTGAAGAAAGTCGTGTACGTCGAGAAAAAGTTGATCAATTTCGTCGTCTGA
- a CDS encoding class I SAM-dependent methyltransferase, whose protein sequence is MGLYSSYVFPHLMDWLMRGKEFQRLRDDLLTVVRGDVLEIGFGSGLNLAHYPPTVHHLTAVDPARFLPDIVARRTAAVAFPVEIHHHAAETLSFADQRFDWVVSTWTLCSIADPVQALTEVRRVLKPDGRFVFLEHGRCQDERVAAWQDRLNPIQNVLGCGCHLNRRIDRLVEHGGLRLMQLDRFPMADVPQLVGAMYRGWAEPIP, encoded by the coding sequence ATGGGACTGTATTCGAGCTACGTTTTCCCGCACCTCATGGATTGGCTGATGCGGGGCAAGGAGTTTCAGCGTCTTAGAGACGATCTCCTGACCGTCGTTCGCGGGGACGTGCTGGAAATCGGGTTCGGTTCAGGCCTCAATCTGGCTCACTATCCGCCCACCGTCCATCACCTGACGGCCGTGGATCCGGCTCGTTTTCTTCCCGACATCGTCGCTCGACGGACGGCTGCCGTCGCTTTTCCGGTGGAGATTCACCACCACGCTGCGGAAACATTGTCCTTTGCCGATCAGCGGTTCGACTGGGTGGTCAGCACCTGGACGCTCTGCAGCATCGCGGATCCGGTGCAGGCGCTGACGGAGGTCCGACGGGTGCTCAAACCCGATGGCCGATTCGTCTTTCTGGAGCACGGACGCTGCCAAGACGAGCGCGTCGCAGCCTGGCAAGACCGGCTCAATCCGATCCAGAACGTGCTCGGGTGCGGCTGCCACCTGAATCGCCGGATCGACCGGCTCGTCGAGCACGGCGGTCTTCGGCTTATGCAACTGGACCGGTTCCCCATGGCGGACGTGCCTCAGCTCGTGGGAGCGATGTATCGAGGCTGGGCGGAACCGATCCCCTGA
- a CDS encoding HAD-IA family hydrolase, translated as MDTLSSAEAPPRLDWSQIDDVLVDMDGTLLDRHFDNFFFEEELPRRYALRERLSLGESRARLMAMYRSVEDELAWTDLQYWTTRVGIDVVAMHRELDHMIGFLPGATAFLSAVRHHKKRLTVLTNAHPAGVAIKTAKTGLERQVDRIVDAFEVGYLKMRPQYWPACLELVGFDPAKALFIDDDERCLAAAKQFGIAHLLHSAKSSSQSPPAFSASFRSVEDLSSLLNGPEPAFR; from the coding sequence ATGGACACGCTTTCATCGGCCGAGGCGCCACCGAGGCTTGATTGGTCCCAGATCGACGACGTCCTGGTCGACATGGACGGAACCCTGCTGGATCGTCACTTCGACAATTTCTTTTTCGAGGAAGAATTACCCCGCCGGTACGCGCTGCGCGAGCGACTGTCCCTCGGAGAATCGCGGGCGCGATTGATGGCCATGTATCGTTCGGTGGAAGACGAACTGGCCTGGACCGATCTGCAATACTGGACGACGCGGGTCGGGATCGACGTCGTCGCCATGCATAGGGAATTGGATCACATGATCGGGTTCCTGCCAGGTGCGACGGCGTTCCTGTCTGCCGTGCGGCATCACAAGAAACGGCTAACCGTCCTCACGAACGCCCATCCGGCCGGCGTCGCGATCAAGACGGCCAAGACCGGACTCGAACGGCAGGTCGACCGCATCGTGGACGCGTTTGAAGTCGGCTACCTGAAGATGCGTCCGCAATATTGGCCGGCCTGTCTGGAGTTGGTGGGGTTTGATCCCGCTAAGGCCCTGTTCATCGACGACGATGAACGATGTTTGGCGGCGGCAAAACAATTCGGCATCGCCCATCTGCTCCACAGCGCAAAGTCCAGCTCACAATCGCCGCCGGCATTTTCGGCCTCATTTCGATCGGTCGAGGATCTCTCGTCCCTCCTCAATGGACCGGAACCCGCCTTTCGCTGA
- the der gene encoding ribosome biogenesis GTPase Der: MPLVAIIGRPNVGKSTLFNRILGSRTAIVDDVPGVTRDRNYADTNYRNRPFRLIDTGGLEPAASDGMLALIRRQSELAIAEADVLILLMDGRAGLMPQDQEVIRLLRGTTKPLFVAINKIDTPKTEVLVADFYQLGIDSLFPISAEHGIGVADLLDALYPLLSDQQDPEEQNPVPRVAVVGRPNVGKSTLVNAVLGEERVVVSDVPGTTRDAVDSLATYEGRQYLFTDTAGIRRRGKVDRGIEGYSVARSLRAIGRSDVAVLLLDGEEGITEQDTKISGLVIRQGRACLMLVNKWDLHEGDAQARQRFERDLKRRFPFLTWAPVLFGAAVKPGSLRHLFPTIDDVYASFTRRIPTGELNQLLQTILATHPLPSRKGKPTKITKSAFMTQVATRPPVFALFVGHPENMTPAYLRFLEHRLREEYGFAGTPIRLLVRKK, translated from the coding sequence ATGCCGCTGGTCGCCATCATCGGCCGGCCGAATGTCGGCAAGTCGACGCTCTTCAACCGGATCCTTGGGAGCCGAACCGCCATCGTCGACGACGTTCCGGGAGTGACCAGGGATCGAAACTATGCGGACACCAACTACCGGAATCGTCCTTTTCGGCTGATCGACACCGGCGGGCTTGAGCCCGCGGCGTCGGACGGAATGCTCGCCCTCATCAGGCGACAATCGGAGCTGGCCATCGCCGAAGCGGACGTGCTGATCCTTCTCATGGACGGACGAGCCGGCCTGATGCCGCAGGATCAGGAAGTGATCCGGCTCCTTCGCGGCACCACCAAGCCCTTGTTCGTGGCCATCAACAAGATCGATACGCCCAAGACCGAAGTCCTGGTCGCGGACTTCTATCAGCTCGGGATCGACTCGTTGTTCCCGATCTCGGCCGAGCACGGCATCGGCGTGGCCGATCTGCTGGATGCCCTGTATCCATTGTTATCCGATCAGCAGGACCCCGAGGAACAGAATCCGGTGCCGCGCGTGGCTGTCGTGGGCAGACCGAATGTCGGCAAATCCACGCTCGTCAACGCGGTGTTGGGAGAGGAGCGGGTCGTGGTGAGCGACGTTCCCGGAACCACCAGGGACGCCGTCGATTCGCTGGCGACGTACGAGGGGCGTCAGTATCTGTTCACGGATACCGCCGGCATCCGGCGCCGGGGGAAAGTCGATCGCGGGATCGAAGGCTACAGCGTGGCTCGTTCGTTGCGAGCCATAGGCCGATCCGATGTGGCAGTCCTCCTCCTCGACGGCGAAGAAGGCATTACCGAACAGGATACCAAGATCTCCGGGCTCGTCATCCGGCAGGGGCGCGCTTGCCTGATGCTGGTAAACAAATGGGATTTACATGAGGGGGACGCGCAGGCGCGTCAGCGATTCGAACGGGACCTCAAACGGCGCTTTCCGTTCCTCACCTGGGCACCCGTCCTTTTCGGTGCCGCCGTCAAACCCGGTTCGTTACGGCACCTGTTCCCCACCATCGACGATGTCTACGCGTCCTTCACCAGGCGCATACCGACCGGCGAGCTCAATCAACTGCTTCAGACGATTCTTGCCACCCATCCGCTTCCGAGCCGTAAAGGGAAGCCGACGAAGATCACCAAGTCGGCCTTTATGACCCAGGTCGCGACGAGACCGCCCGTATTCGCCCTGTTCGTGGGGCATCCGGAAAACATGACGCCCGCCTATTTGCGCTTCCTCGAACATCGCCTCCGGGAAGAGTACGGGTTCGCCGGCACCCCCATCCGGCTTCTCGTCCGAAAGAAATAG
- a CDS encoding SAM-dependent methyltransferase — protein MPETIPQSSPSAFGEAGRSIHHPASAPLSQAPGQFAAHDSGVILLSAPTRILHMNGRARALMALFGDVHGLWPNLAPDSIPIILVEFCGEILMELDRRAQGGEWEQFEMRRVCHMTTPPLMLRGFGVPVSADREPRMILLLQPHSSWSSAG, from the coding sequence ATGCCAGAGACCATCCCGCAGTCCTCACCATCCGCCTTCGGTGAAGCTGGCCGTTCGATCCATCATCCCGCGTCGGCTCCCCTGTCCCAGGCGCCCGGTCAGTTCGCGGCGCACGACTCGGGCGTGATTCTGCTCTCTGCTCCGACCCGCATCTTGCACATGAACGGACGTGCCCGTGCCCTGATGGCCTTATTCGGCGATGTGCATGGCCTGTGGCCGAATCTGGCGCCCGACTCGATACCCATCATCCTCGTCGAATTCTGCGGGGAAATTCTCATGGAATTGGACCGCCGTGCCCAAGGGGGCGAGTGGGAACAGTTCGAGATGCGCCGTGTCTGCCATATGACCACCCCGCCGCTCATGCTCAGGGGATTCGGCGTTCCGGTCTCGGCCGATCGCGAACCCCGCATGATCCTTCTCCTGCAACCCCATTCTTCCTGGTCGTCTGCCGGCTGA
- a CDS encoding RNA polymerase sigma factor produces the protein MRRTPPSQSPRPPQQPNDFDKLYRDHVDLVYRYAHRLCGETETAKDLVQETFLNAYRGFEGFRGDARISTWLYTIASRACMRMRRKRRGQPERELSLDEFIPTSDGEFRLQIPVDGLTPEEALENKELRQALDQAIQKLPSKYRVTLVLRDMEGLSAKEVGTVMGVNERAVKSRLHRARLFVRRELSARGITEPGRDSVGAPRQPEGFST, from the coding sequence ATGCGCCGCACGCCACCTTCCCAGTCGCCCCGGCCCCCACAACAGCCGAACGACTTTGATAAACTGTACCGAGACCATGTGGATTTGGTGTATCGATACGCGCATCGCCTCTGCGGTGAAACCGAGACGGCCAAGGATCTCGTCCAGGAAACCTTTCTCAACGCCTACAGAGGCTTCGAGGGATTTCGCGGCGACGCGCGGATCTCGACCTGGCTCTACACGATCGCATCGCGGGCCTGCATGCGCATGCGGCGCAAACGCAGGGGGCAACCGGAACGGGAGCTGTCGCTCGACGAGTTCATTCCAACCTCCGACGGCGAATTTCGTCTGCAGATACCGGTCGACGGGCTGACTCCCGAAGAAGCGCTCGAGAACAAGGAATTGCGGCAAGCGTTGGATCAGGCCATTCAAAAGTTGCCGAGCAAGTACCGCGTGACCCTGGTGTTGCGCGACATGGAGGGGTTGAGCGCCAAAGAAGTGGGCACCGTCATGGGCGTGAACGAACGGGCGGTGAAATCCCGCCTGCATCGGGCCAGGCTGTTCGTCAGACGTGAATTGAGCGCACGCGGCATCACCGAACCCGGCCGTGACTCCGTCGGAGCCCCGCGCCAGCCGGAAGGATTCTCGACATGA
- a CDS encoding anti-sigma factor family protein, with product MKTSKTSVRRSGRSTRHAAHRLDRCLRVIRQLSAYLDDELPSDICRELRRHLGACPNCEVFVASLREAVGLCRHRPTPHLSPSERATLRREILRASRSGFRG from the coding sequence ATGAAGACCTCCAAAACCAGTGTGCGCAGATCGGGCCGATCGACTCGTCACGCGGCTCACCGTCTGGATCGTTGTTTGCGCGTCATTCGGCAATTGTCGGCCTATCTCGACGATGAGCTCCCCTCCGACATCTGCCGGGAGTTGAGACGGCATCTCGGCGCCTGCCCGAACTGTGAAGTGTTCGTCGCCTCGTTGAGGGAAGCCGTCGGATTGTGCCGTCACCGACCCACACCGCACCTCTCGCCGTCCGAACGAGCGACGCTGCGTCGCGAAATCCTTCGGGCCTCTCGATCAGGGTTCCGGGGGTAG
- a CDS encoding c-type cytochrome, whose protein sequence is MPVSGIIWILIALISWSQAWSATPEELEQGRTIYERHCADCHGMDGRGDGTLAASLSPRPGNFVSAQTSAKSDQDLLKVIAKGRPRTAMQGWNDRLSEKEQLATLAYIRSLVRFSRSATPPPPTR, encoded by the coding sequence ATGCCGGTGTCGGGGATCATCTGGATCCTCATCGCCCTCATCTCCTGGTCGCAGGCCTGGTCGGCCACGCCGGAAGAATTGGAGCAAGGGCGCACGATCTATGAGCGCCATTGCGCCGATTGCCACGGGATGGATGGCCGGGGCGACGGCACCCTTGCGGCCTCCCTCTCTCCGAGGCCCGGTAATTTCGTCTCGGCCCAGACCTCCGCGAAATCGGACCAAGACCTTCTGAAAGTCATCGCGAAGGGGCGACCTCGTACCGCCATGCAAGGGTGGAACGACCGGCTCTCCGAGAAAGAACAGCTCGCCACCCTCGCGTACATCCGGTCGCTGGTCCGATTTTCACGCTCCGCAACGCCTCCGCCCCCGACCCGTTAA
- the aat gene encoding leucyl/phenylalanyl-tRNA--protein transferase: protein MFRLSSNPCDLRFPPVEAAESDGLLAVGGDLSPERLLAAYRRGIFPWYQDDQPILWWSPNPRAVLFPHKLHVSRSLTRRIRRGDFTVTLDTCFRAVMTHCAGPRPQYPEGGTWITREMQDAYATLHEMGYAHSIETWQQGRLVGGLYGVALGGAFFGESMFSHTADASKVALTVLVRQLQAWGFAVFDCQQASPHVMRFGAEEIPRREFVSRLESACAHPDRRGRWRIDQP, encoded by the coding sequence ATGTTCCGGCTGAGTTCCAATCCGTGCGACCTCCGGTTCCCGCCCGTCGAGGCGGCGGAATCGGACGGCCTCTTGGCCGTCGGCGGCGATTTGAGTCCGGAGCGACTGCTTGCGGCCTACCGACGGGGCATTTTCCCCTGGTATCAGGACGACCAGCCGATTCTCTGGTGGTCGCCAAACCCCCGCGCGGTGCTCTTCCCGCACAAGCTCCACGTGTCACGGAGTCTCACACGAAGAATTCGCCGCGGCGACTTCACGGTCACGCTCGACACCTGCTTTCGCGCCGTCATGACCCACTGTGCCGGTCCCAGGCCCCAGTACCCGGAAGGAGGGACTTGGATCACCCGGGAAATGCAGGACGCCTATGCGACGCTTCATGAGATGGGTTACGCGCATTCAATCGAAACCTGGCAACAGGGTCGATTGGTCGGCGGACTCTACGGCGTCGCGCTCGGGGGAGCCTTTTTCGGAGAATCCATGTTTTCCCACACGGCCGATGCGTCCAAGGTCGCGCTGACCGTGCTCGTTCGACAGCTTCAGGCGTGGGGATTCGCCGTCTTCGACTGCCAGCAAGCCTCCCCCCACGTCATGCGATTCGGGGCGGAAGAAATACCCCGCCGGGAGTTCGTCTCGCGGCTCGAGTCGGCCTGCGCGCATCCAGACCGTCGCGGAAGATGGAGGATTGATCAGCCATAG
- a CDS encoding DUF5131 family protein translates to MAGLSKIEWTEATWNPVTGCDKISPGCKNCYAERLALRLQAAGTRQYKDGFALTLHPESLGIPLGWKKPKVIFVNSMSDLFHRDVPVEFISRVFAVMQIASQHQFQVLTKRADRLVELDSQLSWPDNVWMGVSVENEDYVLRIRHLKQTSARIKFLSLEPLLGPLPNLDLKGIDWVIVGGESGPYARPMKPQWVRQIRAQCISANVPFFFKQWGGVFKSKTGRTLDGRTWDQMPKVEGF, encoded by the coding sequence ATGGCGGGTCTGTCAAAGATTGAATGGACAGAGGCGACTTGGAATCCCGTGACCGGGTGCGACAAAATCAGTCCGGGATGCAAAAACTGTTATGCCGAACGCTTAGCCTTGCGGCTGCAGGCAGCCGGCACAAGACAATACAAAGACGGATTCGCTCTCACGCTTCATCCCGAATCTTTGGGAATACCGCTTGGATGGAAGAAGCCAAAGGTTATCTTTGTAAATTCGATGAGCGACTTGTTTCATAGAGATGTTCCTGTTGAGTTCATTAGTAGAGTGTTTGCTGTGATGCAGATCGCATCCCAGCATCAGTTTCAAGTCCTCACGAAACGGGCAGATCGACTTGTGGAGTTGGATAGCCAACTGTCCTGGCCGGACAATGTTTGGATGGGCGTGAGCGTCGAGAACGAGGACTACGTTCTACGCATTCGGCATCTGAAGCAAACAAGTGCCAGAATCAAGTTTCTTTCCCTAGAGCCACTATTGGGACCTCTACCGAATCTTGATTTGAAAGGCATTGACTGGGTGATTGTTGGTGGAGAGTCCGGTCCATACGCCCGACCGATGAAACCACAGTGGGTTCGCCAAATACGCGCCCAGTGCATTTCCGCTAATGTACCATTCTTCTTTAAGCAGTGGGGCGGGGTATTCAAGAGTAAGACGGGCAGGACGCTTGATGGTCGAACATGGGATCAAATGCCAAAGGTTGAAGGTTTTTGA